The following proteins come from a genomic window of Citrobacter europaeus:
- the rfaD gene encoding ADP-glyceromanno-heptose 6-epimerase, translating into MIIVTGGAGFIGSNIVKSLNDKGITDILVVDNLKDGTKFVNLVDLNIADYMDKEDFLIQIMAGEDFGDIEAIFHEGACSSTTEWDGKYMMDNNYQYSKELLHYCLEREIPFLYASSAATYGGRTSDFIESREYEKPLNVYGYSKFLFDEYVRQILPEANSQIVGFRYFNVYGPREGHKGSMASVAFHLNTQLNNGETPKLFEGSENFKRDFVYVGDVAAVNLWFLENGVSGIFNLGTGRAESFQAVADATLAYHNKGSIEYIPFPEKLKGRYQAFTQADLTNLRAAGYDKPFKTVAEGVTEYMAWLNRDA; encoded by the coding sequence ATGATCATCGTTACCGGCGGCGCGGGCTTTATCGGCAGCAACATCGTTAAGTCCCTGAATGATAAAGGCATCACCGACATCCTGGTGGTGGACAACCTGAAAGACGGCACCAAGTTTGTTAACCTGGTGGATCTGAATATTGCTGACTACATGGACAAGGAAGACTTCCTGATCCAGATTATGGCCGGGGAAGATTTCGGCGATATCGAAGCGATTTTCCACGAAGGCGCATGCTCTTCCACCACCGAGTGGGACGGCAAGTATATGATGGATAACAACTATCAATACTCCAAAGAGCTGCTGCACTACTGCCTGGAGCGTGAAATCCCGTTCCTGTACGCGTCTTCTGCCGCCACTTATGGCGGCCGCACTTCTGATTTCATCGAATCCCGTGAATATGAGAAGCCGCTGAACGTCTACGGTTACTCAAAATTCCTGTTCGACGAGTACGTTCGTCAGATCCTGCCAGAAGCGAACTCTCAGATTGTTGGCTTCCGCTATTTCAACGTCTACGGACCACGTGAAGGCCATAAAGGCAGCATGGCGAGCGTCGCTTTCCACCTCAATACCCAGCTCAACAATGGCGAAACACCAAAACTGTTCGAAGGCAGTGAAAACTTCAAACGTGATTTCGTTTACGTTGGCGATGTGGCTGCGGTAAACCTGTGGTTCCTGGAAAACGGGGTTTCCGGCATCTTTAACCTCGGTACCGGTCGTGCGGAATCTTTCCAGGCCGTTGCCGATGCTACGCTTGCGTATCACAACAAAGGCAGCATTGAGTACATCCCATTCCCGGAAAAACTGAAAGGTCGCTACCAGGCATTTACTCAGGCCGATCTGACTAACCTGCGCGCAGCGGGCTATGACAAGCCGTTTAAAACCGTCGCCGAAGGCGTCACGGAATATATGGCCTGGCTGAACCGCGACGCGTAA
- the rfaF gene encoding ADP-heptose--LPS heptosyltransferase RfaF yields MRILVVGPSWVGDMMMSQSLYRTLKARYPQAIIDVMAPAWCRPLLSRMPEVNEAIAMPLGHGALEIGERRKLGHSLREKRYDRAYVLPNSFKSALVPFFAGIPHRTGWRGEMRYGLLNDARVLDKDAWPLMVERYVALAYDKGVMLTAKDLPQPLLWPQLQVSEGEKSLTCSQFSLSAERPIIGFCPGAEFGPAKRWPHYHYAELAKQLIDEGHQIVLFGSAKDHEAGNEILATLSVEQQAWCRNLAGETQLEQAVILLAACKAVVTNDSGLMHVAAALNRPLVALYGPSSPDFTPPLSHKARVIRLITGYHKVRKGDAAEGYHQSLIDITPQRVLEELNDLLLQEEA; encoded by the coding sequence ATGAGGATTCTGGTGGTGGGCCCGTCCTGGGTGGGCGACATGATGATGTCGCAAAGTCTCTATCGCACGCTTAAGGCGCGCTATCCCCAGGCGATAATCGACGTGATGGCACCTGCGTGGTGCCGTCCGCTGCTGTCGCGCATGCCTGAAGTCAACGAAGCCATTGCCATGCCGCTGGGTCATGGCGCGCTGGAGATCGGCGAACGCCGTAAACTCGGTCACAGCCTGCGTGAAAAGCGCTATGACCGCGCCTATGTGCTGCCTAACTCGTTTAAATCAGCTCTGGTGCCGTTCTTTGCTGGCATTCCCCATCGTACCGGTTGGCGTGGCGAAATGCGCTACGGTCTGCTAAACGATGCGCGCGTGCTGGATAAAGACGCATGGCCGTTGATGGTCGAGCGCTATGTGGCCCTGGCTTATGATAAAGGTGTGATGCTGACGGCCAAAGATTTGCCGCAGCCTCTGCTATGGCCGCAGTTGCAGGTCAGCGAAGGCGAGAAATCACTGACCTGTAGTCAGTTTTCCCTCTCTGCCGAACGCCCCATCATCGGCTTTTGCCCTGGCGCGGAATTTGGCCCTGCAAAACGATGGCCACATTACCACTACGCAGAACTGGCAAAGCAATTGATCGATGAGGGCCATCAGATTGTGCTGTTTGGCTCGGCAAAAGACCATGAGGCCGGAAATGAGATCCTGGCGACGCTGAGCGTTGAACAGCAGGCATGGTGCCGTAATCTGGCGGGGGAAACACAGCTGGAGCAGGCCGTCATCCTTCTCGCAGCCTGCAAAGCGGTGGTCACCAACGACTCTGGATTAATGCACGTTGCCGCCGCGCTAAACCGCCCATTGGTCGCATTATACGGCCCCAGCAGCCCGGATTTCACTCCGCCTCTTTCACACAAGGCGCGCGTGATTCGCCTGATTACGGGTTATCACAAAGTACGCAAGGGCGATGCGGCAGAAGGCTATCATCAGAGCCTGATTGACATTACCCCCCAGCGCGTACTGGAAGAGCTCAACGACCTGTTGTTACAAGAGGAAGCCTGA
- the rfaC gene encoding lipopolysaccharide heptosyltransferase RfaC, which yields MRVLIVKTSSMGDVLHTLPALTDAQQVMPDIQFDWVVEEGFAQIPSWHAAVDRVIPVAIRRWRKAWFSAPIKAERKAFRDAVRLRQYDAIIDAQGLVKSAALVTRLARGIKHGMDWSTAREPLASLFYNRKHHIARQQHAVERTRELFAKSLGNAKPQSQGDYAIAQHFLKERNADTGQYAVFLHATTRDDKHWPEANWRELIGLLNNAGIRIKLPWGAPHEEARALRLADGFSYVDVLPRMTLEEVARVLAGAKFVVSVDTGLSHLTAALDRPNITLYGPTDPGLIGGYGKNQVVCRSGSENLSDLHSSTVFRSINCEFLNNCLPVSEK from the coding sequence ATGCGGGTACTGATCGTTAAAACATCGTCTATGGGCGATGTACTGCATACGTTACCTGCATTAACTGACGCGCAGCAGGTCATGCCGGATATTCAATTTGATTGGGTAGTGGAAGAGGGCTTCGCGCAGATCCCATCCTGGCATGCGGCCGTTGACCGCGTGATCCCAGTGGCGATTCGTCGTTGGCGTAAAGCCTGGTTTTCAGCGCCGATTAAAGCCGAGCGTAAAGCCTTTCGCGATGCGGTGCGTTTACGCCAGTATGACGCGATAATTGATGCGCAGGGTTTGGTTAAAAGCGCAGCGTTGGTTACGCGTCTGGCGCGTGGCATCAAGCATGGTATGGACTGGAGCACGGCACGCGAACCCTTGGCTAGCCTGTTTTATAATCGCAAACATCACATTGCCCGGCAGCAGCATGCGGTAGAACGTACGCGTGAGCTGTTCGCCAAAAGTCTGGGAAATGCTAAACCGCAGTCGCAGGGTGATTACGCTATCGCTCAGCATTTTCTGAAAGAACGTAATGCTGACACAGGACAGTATGCCGTATTTCTGCATGCCACGACGCGTGATGATAAACACTGGCCAGAAGCCAACTGGCGGGAGCTAATTGGCCTGTTAAATAACGCTGGCATACGTATTAAACTGCCCTGGGGTGCTCCCCATGAAGAAGCACGGGCCCTTAGGCTGGCGGATGGTTTTTCTTATGTTGATGTTCTTCCACGGATGACTCTTGAAGAGGTCGCTCGCGTATTGGCGGGGGCAAAATTTGTGGTGTCGGTTGATACAGGCCTGAGCCATTTAACCGCTGCGCTGGATCGCCCTAATATTACGTTGTACGGTCCAACGGACCCAGGATTGATTGGTGGGTATGGGAAGAATCAAGTGGTATGTCGCTCAGGAAGTGAAAACCTTTCAGACTTGCATTCTTCGACCGTATTTAGATCAATTAATTGTGAATTTTTGAATAATTGTCTGCCGGTGTCGGAGAAATGA
- the rfaL gene encoding O-antigen ligase RfaL produces the protein MALTKFFLNEKKNWKVNWNRGLVFLFIATYFLGDITRYKHLIVILMTITTIVYLCKNPRHYISTFKTFIFSSVLFLVIATFVSLMFTPELKASLKEINNSVVENVLLCTIAIPVLLREESKETISKLIFFSFLTALSLRCLSELVLYYQDYQQGIMPFTNYQHRGISDAMVFLFPALLNLWLLKSAKYRILFLTLGAIYTFLILGTLSRGAWLSVFIIALTWIVIYKQWRLCLVGVLVAIVALTAIFSHKDMSENLTVKLQQTDSSYRYTNGTQGSAFDLILENPVIGYGFGNNAYKIVYNKRVVDYPNWTFRESIGPHNLILFVWFGTGLLGILGLILVYTSVVRECVTHAFRENYHSPYNAYMIILLSFVGYFIIRGNVEQIELDLLGIFAGFLLALKNK, from the coding sequence ATGGCTCTAACAAAGTTTTTTTTAAATGAGAAAAAAAACTGGAAGGTAAACTGGAATAGAGGACTTGTATTTCTTTTTATCGCCACCTATTTCTTAGGTGATATTACACGTTATAAACATTTGATTGTCATACTGATGACAATCACTACGATAGTCTATTTATGCAAGAATCCTCGTCATTACATTTCAACTTTTAAAACATTTATTTTTTCAAGTGTATTATTTCTTGTAATCGCTACTTTCGTCTCTTTAATGTTCACTCCTGAACTAAAAGCCAGCCTGAAAGAGATAAACAACTCTGTTGTTGAAAATGTTTTATTATGCACCATTGCGATCCCTGTATTATTAAGAGAAGAAAGCAAAGAAACCATTTCGAAGTTGATATTCTTCTCGTTCCTTACAGCTCTTAGTTTGCGATGCCTTTCAGAACTTGTCCTTTATTATCAGGACTATCAGCAAGGAATCATGCCTTTTACTAATTATCAACATCGCGGAATTTCAGACGCAATGGTATTTTTATTTCCCGCGCTTCTGAATCTCTGGTTACTTAAATCAGCAAAATACCGTATATTATTCCTGACGCTAGGGGCAATTTATACCTTTCTAATTCTCGGAACATTGTCCCGTGGCGCTTGGTTATCGGTATTTATCATCGCTCTTACATGGATAGTTATTTATAAACAATGGCGATTGTGTCTTGTTGGAGTACTCGTCGCCATTGTTGCTCTGACAGCTATTTTTTCACACAAAGATATGTCAGAAAACCTGACAGTTAAATTACAGCAAACTGACAGCTCATACCGCTATACTAATGGTACCCAAGGAAGTGCGTTTGACCTAATCCTTGAAAACCCGGTTATAGGCTATGGCTTTGGTAACAATGCTTATAAGATAGTGTACAACAAGCGTGTTGTTGATTATCCAAACTGGACATTCCGTGAGTCAATTGGGCCACACAACCTTATTCTCTTTGTCTGGTTTGGTACAGGGTTGCTTGGAATTCTGGGTTTAATACTGGTGTACACAAGCGTTGTGAGAGAGTGCGTCACACATGCATTTAGGGAGAATTATCACTCCCCATACAATGCTTATATGATAATTTTACTTTCATTTGTCGGTTATTTTATTATTCGAGGCAACGTTGAGCAGATTGAATTAGATCTGTTGGGTATTTTTGCTGGGTTCCTGTTAGCCCTGAAGAATAAATAA
- the kbl gene encoding glycine C-acetyltransferase: MRGDFYKQLTNDLDTARAEGLFKEERIITSAQQADITVADGSHVINFCANNYLGLANHPELIAAAKAGMDSHGFGMASVRFICGTQDSHKQLEQKLAAFLGMEDAILYSSCFDANGGLFETLLGAEDAIISDALNHASIIDGVRLCKAKRFRYANNDMVELEARLKEAREAGARHILIATDGVFSMDGVIANLKGVCDLADKYDALVMVDDSHAVGFVGENGRGSHEYCDVMGRVDIITGTLGKALGGASGGYTAARKEVVEWLRQRSRPYLFSNSLAPAIVAASIKVLEMVEAGNELRDRLWANARQFREQMSAAGFTLAGADHAIIPVMLGDAVVAQAFARELQKEGIYVTGFFYPVVPKGQARIRTQMSAAHTPEQITRAVEAFTRIGKQLGVIA; encoded by the coding sequence ATGCGTGGGGATTTTTACAAACAGTTAACCAACGATCTCGACACCGCACGTGCGGAAGGATTGTTTAAAGAAGAGCGCATTATTACGTCTGCCCAGCAGGCGGATATCACCGTGGCGGACGGAAGCCACGTTATTAACTTTTGTGCGAACAACTATCTGGGGCTGGCTAACCACCCGGAGCTGATTGCAGCGGCAAAAGCGGGCATGGATTCTCACGGATTTGGTATGGCTTCGGTCCGCTTTATTTGCGGTACCCAGGACAGCCATAAGCAACTGGAGCAAAAACTGGCGGCATTCCTCGGTATGGAAGATGCCATCCTTTACTCTTCCTGCTTTGACGCCAACGGCGGCCTGTTCGAAACACTGCTGGGTGCAGAAGATGCGATTATTTCAGATGCGCTAAACCACGCGTCTATCATTGACGGCGTTCGCTTGTGTAAAGCAAAGCGTTTCCGTTACGCCAACAACGACATGGTCGAGCTGGAAGCGCGCCTGAAAGAAGCGCGTGAAGCGGGCGCCCGTCATATTCTGATCGCCACCGATGGCGTGTTCTCTATGGATGGCGTTATCGCTAACCTGAAAGGCGTTTGTGACCTGGCGGATAAATACGACGCGCTGGTCATGGTTGATGATTCTCATGCGGTCGGCTTTGTCGGCGAAAACGGTCGTGGCTCCCATGAATACTGTGATGTGATGGGCCGTGTGGACATCATCACCGGTACGCTGGGTAAAGCACTCGGTGGCGCATCCGGCGGTTACACCGCAGCGCGCAAAGAGGTTGTTGAGTGGCTGCGTCAGCGTTCCCGTCCGTACCTGTTCTCCAACTCACTGGCTCCGGCGATTGTTGCAGCCTCCATTAAAGTGCTGGAGATGGTCGAGGCTGGCAACGAGCTGCGCGATCGCCTGTGGGCGAACGCACGTCAGTTCCGTGAGCAAATGTCTGCCGCAGGCTTTACGTTAGCGGGTGCGGATCACGCGATTATCCCGGTCATGTTGGGTGATGCGGTTGTAGCGCAGGCGTTCGCCCGTGAACTGCAAAAAGAGGGGATTTACGTTACCGGATTCTTCTATCCGGTGGTTCCAAAAGGCCAGGCGCGTATTCGTACCCAGATGTCTGCGGCGCATACCCCTGAGCAGATCACGCGTGCTGTTGAGGCGTTCACACGCATTGGTAAACAACTGGGCGTTATTGCCTGA
- the yibB gene encoding protein YibB, translating to MKSSTTIVTAYFDIGRGEWTVNKGFREKLSRSSDVYFDYFKRLAALENDMVIFTSPEFEARIAEIRKGKPTKIIAIDLDNKFKHIKNKIRQIQQDDAFKSKLETRQLGNPEYWSPEYVLITNLKAYFVAKAINLGLVNTPMVAWIDFGYCRKPQVTGGLKIWDFPFDRNKMHLFTIKKGLVVSSIKQVFDFMIGNHIYIIGGAIVGSQEKWKEFYLLVTECQKETLRNNIVDDDQGIFVMCYYKRPELLMLNYLGRGKWFDLFRVYRRTALGAKLQALRIFLTRK from the coding sequence ATGAAATCATCTACCACTATTGTTACAGCATATTTTGATATCGGTAGGGGGGAGTGGACTGTTAATAAAGGCTTCCGTGAAAAACTATCCCGATCTTCTGATGTCTATTTTGATTACTTCAAGCGGTTAGCCGCTTTAGAAAACGATATGGTTATTTTTACTTCGCCTGAGTTTGAAGCCAGAATTGCGGAAATACGCAAAGGTAAGCCCACAAAAATTATAGCTATAGATTTAGATAATAAATTTAAACATATTAAAAATAAAATTAGACAAATCCAGCAGGATGATGCCTTTAAGAGTAAGTTAGAAACTCGACAGCTTGGTAACCCTGAATACTGGTCTCCAGAATATGTGTTGATCACTAATTTAAAAGCATATTTTGTAGCTAAAGCTATTAATTTAGGCTTAGTTAATACTCCGATGGTTGCGTGGATCGACTTCGGGTATTGTCGTAAACCTCAGGTCACTGGCGGTTTAAAGATATGGGATTTCCCATTTGATCGTAATAAAATGCATCTCTTTACGATTAAAAAAGGCTTGGTTGTATCATCAATAAAGCAAGTGTTTGACTTTATGATTGGGAATCATATTTATATTATCGGTGGCGCTATTGTTGGCTCTCAGGAAAAATGGAAAGAGTTTTATTTATTAGTCACTGAATGCCAAAAAGAGACCCTCAGAAATAATATTGTTGATGATGATCAGGGTATTTTTGTTATGTGTTATTACAAGCGCCCTGAGCTATTAATGCTTAATTACCTTGGTCGTGGCAAATGGTTCGATCTGTTCCGTGTTTATCGGCGAACCGCGTTAGGTGCAAAACTCCAGGCACTACGAATTTTTCTGACCCGAAAGTAG